In the bacterium genome, one interval contains:
- a CDS encoding flagellar biosynthesis anti-sigma factor FlgM, with amino-acid sequence MGANKIERPLVSDPRILARFQQTQRGEADAEARKLAEAKAGDVRHSAGEKLEISSSAHKVADMRSLVEAGRSRIEAEPEVRADRVAEAKRRLEAGVYTTAEARQRTAEQLSPVLQDLSRLLD; translated from the coding sequence ATGGGCGCGAACAAGATCGAACGGCCGCTGGTTTCCGACCCGCGCATCCTGGCCCGCTTCCAGCAGACACAGCGCGGCGAAGCCGATGCCGAAGCCCGCAAGCTCGCGGAAGCGAAGGCTGGCGACGTCCGGCACTCGGCCGGCGAGAAGCTGGAAATCTCGTCCTCGGCGCACAAGGTGGCCGACATGCGTTCCCTGGTGGAGGCAGGCCGGAGCCGGATCGAGGCCGAACCCGAGGTGAGGGCCGATCGCGTGGCCGAGGCGAAGCGTCGGCTGGAGGCCGGCGTCTACACCACGGCCGAAGCCCGCCAGCGCACGGCGGAACAGCTCTCGCCCGTCCTGCAGGACCTGTCCCGCCTCCTCGACTGA